A single genomic interval of Lodderomyces elongisporus chromosome 8, complete sequence harbors:
- the LIP1_2 gene encoding sphingosine N-acyltransferase subunit lip1: MQPHNADPNKVLSYQTAEDSAHIDCSPSYSFQFGAPQGTMMTQLDLRFMVPALAQGIYVISADYEGRKEASWRLAQVY; this comes from the coding sequence ATGCAGCCCCATAATGCCGACCCCAACAAGGTTTTGTCGTATCAGACTGCTGAGGATTCGGCGCATATAGACTGTAGTCCAAGCTatagttttcaatttggtGCACCACAAGGAACGATGATGACTCAATTGGATTTGAGGTTTATGGTTCCGGCATTAGCGCAGGGTATTTATGTGATTAGTGCTGACTatgaaggaaggaaggaagcaAGCTGGCGTTTGGCGCAGGTTTACTAA